The Gammaproteobacteria bacterium DNA window GCGTGTCGCGCAGAGCCTGCACATTGGCGCCCTGCTCGGCCATCGCCGGATCGACCGTGGAACCGACCCAAGCAGCAAGCGACAGGCCACGGGACCGGATCGCTTCGGCCGACAGCAAGGCGTGATTGATGCAGCCGAGGCGCAAGCCGACCACCAGCACCACCGGCAGATCCAGCGCCACGGCCAGTTCGGCGGTGTCGAACTCACCGAGCGGCACGCGAAAGCCGCCCACCCCTTCAACCACGACGATATCGTGCGCCGACGCCAGTTCGCGGTAGGTCGCGAGTATGTGTTCCAGGGAAAGTTTCACGCCAAGCTGTTCGGCAGCGATATGCGGCGCGATCGGCGGCTCGAAGGCATAGGGATTGACCTGGTCATAGTCCAGCGCCTGGCCCGATGCCGCGATCAACGCCTCGGCATCGGGATTGCGCAGGCCGGCCGGCGTTCTTTCCGAACCGGAGGCAATCGGTTTCATTGCCGCGACATCATGGCCCTGCGAGGCCCAGCCATGCACCAGGCCTGCGGCAACGGTCGTCTTGCCGACCTCGGTATCGGTACCGGTAACGAAAATGCTTTGCGCACGCATCACTGGTCTCCGGTTTTCTTTTTCAGGCTGGAACGCAGCGAATCGAGGCTGACACTGACTTCGCCTTCCCTGCCAACGCCCATGGCATGGTCGCGATGCTGCTTGGCATGCTCCGGCAGCCAGGCCGTGCCGTACACCACTTCGTAAGTCGCCGGCAGCTTTTGCTCGCCGTCGAAGTCGGCGCGGAAGGCCTCGTAGGCCTGCTCGACCGCAGCCAGCTTCTTCCTGCCCATCAAGCCGCGGGAACGCCCGGCAGTGACATTGTGTGCGCCAATGACTTTCAGGTCGCGCATCAGGTCGCGAGCACTGTCATAAGTCAGGGTGAAATGCTCGACATCCATCACCACTTCACTGAAGCCGGCCCTGACCAGCGCATCACCGACATCGTGCAGGTCCAGGAAGCGATTGACGTGATTGAAGCCGTCGACCTCGGACCAGGCGCTGCGCAGCTCCCTCAGGGTATCCGGGCCGAAGGTCGCAAAGGTCAGCAAGCCGCCCGGGCGCATGACCCGCTTGAACTCTTCCAATGCGGCATCGAGGTCGTTCAGCCACTGCATGGCCAGGCTGGAAAACAGCACATCCACCCGGTCGTCCCCCAGGGGCATGGCCTCCAGCCGGCCTTCCAGCGTTGCCAGCTTGCGGAACCACGGCTTGTGCTTGCGCGCTTCGCGCAGCATGCCGGGCGCAAGATCCAGCGCCAGGAGCTCTGCTTTCCGGAAGCGTTTCGCCAGCGCCGGAATGGCACGCCCGGTACCGCAGCCGGCATCAAGCACGACCTTCGGCTCCAGCGTGACCAGCTCAAGCTTCTCCAGCAGGCGTTCACGCACGGTCGACTGCAAGGGCGTGTGCGCATCGTAATCCGCAGCGGCCCTGTCGAAAGCGCGCCTCACGGCCTCCATCTCGAGTTCGAAATCGTGTTCGTCGTGTTCGGTCATGAGCCCAG harbors:
- the bioD gene encoding dethiobiotin synthase; translation: MRAQSIFVTGTDTEVGKTTVAAGLVHGWASQGHDVAAMKPIASGSERTPAGLRNPDAEALIAASGQALDYDQVNPYAFEPPIAPHIAAEQLGVKLSLEHILATYRELASAHDIVVVEGVGGFRVPLGEFDTAELAVALDLPVVLVVGLRLGCINHALLSAEAIRSRGLSLAAWVGSTVDPAMAEQGANVQALRDTLQAPCLGLIPRLPDPRHAAVAEHLALD
- the bioC gene encoding malonyl-ACP O-methyltransferase BioC — protein: MTEHDEHDFELEMEAVRRAFDRAAADYDAHTPLQSTVRERLLEKLELVTLEPKVVLDAGCGTGRAIPALAKRFRKAELLALDLAPGMLREARKHKPWFRKLATLEGRLEAMPLGDDRVDVLFSSLAMQWLNDLDAALEEFKRVMRPGGLLTFATFGPDTLRELRSAWSEVDGFNHVNRFLDLHDVGDALVRAGFSEVVMDVEHFTLTYDSARDLMRDLKVIGAHNVTAGRSRGLMGRKKLAAVEQAYEAFRADFDGEQKLPATYEVVYGTAWLPEHAKQHRDHAMGVGREGEVSVSLDSLRSSLKKKTGDQ